One region of Enterobacter ludwigii genomic DNA includes:
- a CDS encoding TraB/GumN family protein, whose amino-acid sequence MSLFNRIKTSFRALFPRRYAWPGLDISLPGGQHLHLVGSIHMGTQDMSPLPPGLIKLLKRADALVVEADISGHESPFAGLESTLSLAERLDDDLLAELTRVADETGVSLSMLDALPLWQIAMVLQATQAQRLGLRGDYGIDYQLLNMARARRMPIIELEGTDSQIALLRQLPDDGLMLLDDTLTHWHTNARLLQTMIGWWLDAPPADSKLALPSTFSESLYDVLMNARNKAWRQTLHALPAGHYVVAVGALHLYGEGNLPSLLK is encoded by the coding sequence ATGAGTCTGTTTAATCGTATAAAAACATCGTTTCGCGCCCTATTCCCCCGCCGTTATGCCTGGCCCGGTCTGGATATCTCGCTTCCTGGCGGCCAGCACCTGCACCTGGTGGGCAGCATCCATATGGGTACGCAGGATATGTCTCCCCTGCCTCCTGGTCTGATAAAACTTCTCAAGCGCGCCGATGCGCTGGTTGTTGAGGCGGACATTTCGGGCCATGAATCACCGTTTGCCGGTCTGGAGAGCACTCTCAGCCTGGCAGAACGTCTGGATGATGATCTGCTCGCGGAACTGACGCGCGTCGCGGATGAGACGGGCGTGTCGCTCTCGATGCTCGACGCTCTGCCGCTCTGGCAAATTGCCATGGTGCTTCAGGCCACGCAGGCGCAACGTCTGGGTCTGCGCGGTGATTACGGCATTGATTACCAGTTACTGAATATGGCAAGGGCACGCAGGATGCCGATCATCGAACTGGAAGGGACGGACAGCCAGATTGCGCTGTTGCGACAACTGCCTGACGACGGTCTGATGCTGCTGGATGATACCCTGACCCACTGGCACACCAACGCGCGCCTGCTGCAGACCATGATCGGCTGGTGGCTGGATGCTCCCCCCGCAGACAGTAAGCTGGCGTTACCGTCTACATTCAGCGAATCGCTGTATGATGTGCTGATGAATGCGCGTAATAAAGCCTGGCGGCAGACGCTGCATGCCTTACCTGCCGGGCATTACGTTGTCGCAGTAGGTGCATTACATTTGTACGGAGAAGGGAATTTGCCGTCACTGTTGAAATAA